In Drosophila nasuta strain 15112-1781.00 chromosome 2R, ASM2355853v1, whole genome shotgun sequence, a single genomic region encodes these proteins:
- the LOC132787363 gene encoding LOW QUALITY PROTEIN: proteoglycan Cow (The sequence of the model RefSeq protein was modified relative to this genomic sequence to represent the inferred CDS: deleted 1 base in 1 codon) has product MKRSRLPLIASVCLALVLMSSCLLTGAEAKKKKYVGETGGDFEFIDEINKNTQQNNKNVGEHKRWIHDPSSDLCRPLNCKKREICLLEDEFSAVCVSKKELHKNRDEIITKAKYLEEEAKRRVNQQDNNDSQDVEDINNDDEDNSSDGSLSSSNSNINSNNNNNNNANNNAQANVQGNEENNDDEDKSLSLGDDDESKEDDVFYENNIAASDKQQQQQQQQQQLQKPAAAQQQDDDEELDNCKPCPVAKPTFLCGADNRTYSSLCRLDYHNCIHSTTIRIACKGFCPCKENTDGKRLQRLGERGGYNSKYNSKKLNIDQQQQQQQQQQLQQQQAYKDSSNNNIMMNSGNVMGNNNNDFNTIMNDKEDNNRHFNHINAQYTFTPEEIKYDNKHYKYLKYTAYKKDAKYQEEKHKMRNYNENEVVEKQPQKYSKNNNVNGYPSKSAECKPQQLTAIGNRLLDWFSVIMADSKKRRQHSQKSKAHFPPACKTEAKWMFGHLDLNNDGMLSLQEMYDLEHDQNERCIKPFIDTCDLDQDSSINTREWCRCFEKTDRPCAAVRRRIAGDFAGAYAPDCDVQGFYKPTQCHNSVGVCWCVDKHGVEFANTRTRGKPNCESVVNNAASLTSDDEDEGADDEDSAEGSADQMLVF; this is encoded by the exons attaataaaaatacgcagcagaataacaaaaatgtgGGCGAACACAAACGCTGGATACACGATCCCTCAA GTGACCTCTGCCGGCCTCTGAACTGTAAGAAGCGTGAAATCTGCCTGCTCGAGGACGAGTTCAGCGCCGTGTGCGTGTCGAAAAAGGAGTTGCACAAGAATCG TGATGAGATAATCACCAAGGCCAAATATTTGGAGGAGGAAGCCAAACGGCGCGTCAATCAGCAGGATAACAACGATAGCCAGGATGTTGAGGACATCAACAACGATGACGAGGACAATAGCAGCGATGgcagcctcagcagcagcaacagcaacatcaacagcaacaacaacaacaacaacaacgctaACAATAATGCCCAGGCTAATGTCCAGGGCAACGAGGAGAACAACGACGATGAGGATAAAAGCCTCAGTTTGGGCGACGATGATGAGTCCAAAGAGGACGACGTCTTCTATGAGAACAACATTGCTGCCAGCgataagcaacaacagcagcagcagcagcagcagcagttgcagaaACCCGCAGCTGCCCAGCAgcaagatgatgatgaggaaCTGGA caactgcaagcCGTGTCCCGTGGCTAAGCCAACGTTCCTCTGCGGCGCCGACAACAGAACCTACTCATCACTATGCAGATTGGATTATCACAATTGCATACATTCGACAACCATAAGGATTGCCTGCAAAGGATTCTGTCCCTGCAAGG AAAATACCGATGGCAAGCGGCTGCAACGACTTGGAGAGCGTGGTGGCTACAACAGCAAGTACAACAGCAAGAAGCTCAACAtcgaccagcagcagcaacagcagcaacagcagcagctgcagcaacagcaggccTACAaggacagcagcaacaacaacatcatgatGAACAGTGGCAATGTGatgggcaacaacaacaacgacttcAACACCATCATGAAC GACAAGGAGGACAACAATCGTCACTTCAATCACATCAATGCCCAGTACACGTTCACGCCCGAGGAGATCAAATATGACAACAAGCACTACAAGTACCTCAAGTACACGGCTTACAAGAAG GATGCCAAATACCAGGAGGAGAAGCACAAGATGCGCAACTACAATGAGAACGAAGTTGTTGAGAAGCAGCCACAGAAGTACAGCAAGAACAATAATGTAAATG GCTATCCATCAAAGTCAGCTGAGTGCAAGCCACAGCAATTGACCGCCATTGGCAATCGTCTGCTTGATTGGTTCTCCGTGATCATGGCCGACAGCAAGAAGCGTCGCCAGCACAGCCAA AAATCGAAGGCTCACTTCCCGCCCGCCTGCAAGACCGAAGCGAAGTGGATGTTTGGCCATTTGGACTTGAACAACGATGGCATGTTGTCGCTGCAGGAGATGTACGATCTGGAGCACGATCAGAACGAGCGTTGCATTAAGCCATTCATCGATACGTGCGATCTGGATCAGGATAGCTCGATCAATACACGGGAATGGTGTCGCTGCTTTGAGAAGACCGATCGTCCGTGTGCCGCGGTGCGCCGAAGAATCGCCGGCGACTTTGCAG GCGCCTACGCACCCGACTGCGATGTACAAGGATTCTACAAGCCAACACAATGCCACAACTCGGTGGGTGTCTGTTGGTGTGTGGACAAGCATGGAGTTGAATTCgccaacacacgcacacgtgGCAAGCCCAACTGCG AGTCCGTGGTGAACAATGCCGCCTCGCTGACATCcgacgacgaggacgaggGTGCCGACGATGAGGATAGTGCGGAGGGCAGCGCCGATCAAATGTTGGTCTTTTAA